A window of Deltaproteobacteria bacterium genomic DNA:
AACCGATGGCCGGCAGGCCGATGGCCAGGGCAATGGGCAGGCCCAGGGCGATCAGCAGGAACAAAGCCCCGAACAGGAGGACAATGATCATGAAGGTTTTCTTTCCGGCTTCTTGAAGATATCCGCCAAGACGTGAATGATAAAAATGAGGGCCCCGACCGGGATCACCGCATAGGGCAACGACATGGGAAGAAACGGCAAAGAGGACCAGGTCTGTTCCCAGGCCTTGAAGGTGTAGGCCGTCCCGAACCAGGCGATAAGGAAGAAACAGGCCAGGGTCAAGCTCTGCAAGCAGACTACGATGGCCCGTTGAATGACCGGTCCCAGGCCGTGGCCAAACCCTTTCAAACCGATAAAGCTGGTTCGTTTGTAAGCCACCGAGCCACCTAAAAAGGTGATGGCCACCAGAAGGTACCGGCTCACTTCCTCGGACCAGCCCAGGGAGGCCCCGGCATAACGGGAGATGACCTGAGCGAATAAAATGAGGCAAATGGCCGCCCCGATGAAAAAAAGCACTTTTTCCACCACGGCGTTAATGGCCGAACTTAACCGCTGTAACACCGGCATAGATACTCCTGCCTGTTTGGAATAATGATGGGGCGATAGGCTATAGGCAATAGGCAATAGGCCAGGTTTTTTTAATGCCTTTCGCCTATAGCCCCTTGCCTATCGCCTGTAGTTACTACTTCACCGTCTGCTCGATCTGCTCCAACAGTTTTTTGGTGTCGCCGGTGGCCGAGTTGATGACCGGGGCCGTGGCCTTGCGAAAGGCTGTTAAGTCGGGCTTGTCTTCCACCTGCATGCCGGCCGCCTTGAGCTCGGCCAATTGTTTGGCCTCGTTGCCCCGGATGAACTGGCGCCCTTGAAGGGCCGCCGCCCGGGCGTTGTCGGTAATCACCTTGCGTTCCTGGGGAGACAGGCCGTCTATGAAGGCCTTGTTGGCCACGAAAACCAGGGCCGAATAGACATGACGGGTCAGGGTCAGATATTTCTGCCCGGCTTCGACCAGTTTGGCGGCATAGATCACGGCGATGGGGTTCTCCTGGCCGTCGATGACGCCTTGCTGAAGCTGGGTGAAGATGGGCCAGGCCATAGGCGTCGGGTTGGCCCCGATGGCCCGCCAGATCGCCAGATGGGTCGGGGCTTCCATGGTTCGGATTTTCAGCCCCTTAGCCTCTTCGGGTGTCTTTACGGGACGCTTGGAATTAGTGAGATTGCGGAAACCGTTGTCCAGAAAGGCCAGGGCCACGAACCCGGATTTTTCAAACTTTTTGGCCAGCTCCCGACCGGCAGGCCCGTCCAGCACCTTGTCGGCCGCCTCATAAGAAGAGAAGACAAAGGGCATTTCCAGGGCCTTGATCTCGGGCACGAAGGCCTCGATGGGTCCGGTGGTGCAGACCGCCATCTGGGTGGTGCCTAACAGGATCTGCTGCAAAACCTGGGTCTCGCTGCCCAATACGGCCGAGTGGTGAACAGTCACGCTGACTTTGCCGGGCAGGGCCTTTTCCACACTTTGCTTGAACCAGTTGGCCGCCTTGGTGTGAACCAAGTCCGGGTTGGTAACTGTAGCGATGTTGATCTGGGTAATAGCCCAGGCCGACCCTGCGAAGGCCACCAAACTCAAAGCCAATAAAATTGCCATCATCCGTGAACGCATAGTATTTCCTCCTTCATTTGTTTTTAATAGGTGAGCGATTCGATCACCTGTTTTTAGCCGGCAGAAATTGCTTTAACCTCTTTCGAGAAAAATCCCGAGTTCGGAATTCTTCGCTTGAGCCATAAAGGTTCGCTTCTGACAGGTCATTGTCCGGGCCACCCAATAAAAATGATGTAGACTGGTTTTACGAGGGGGCTATCGAGAGGGGTTGGCATTCAGGCCTTTATGAAATTCTTCGTCCAGGTAATCCAGAGTTTTCTCCTGATGGCGGATGATCTTGCCGACGACCATAAAGACGACCATCTCGGACATATGAACGGCATGATCGGCAATGCGTTCCAGATATTTGGCCACAAACATAATCTTCATGGCCCGGGGAATAAGGATGGATTTCTCTCCCATCATTTTGAGAAGTTCTTCAATTATTCTTTTATAGGTTTCATTCACATAGCTATCATCCCGGCAAACTTCGAGGGCCATTTCGACGTCCTCGTTGACGAAGGCCTCTAAAGAACGGCGGACCAGATCCTCAGTGGCTTCCGCCATAACCGGAAGGTGCAAACAGGCTCCGATACGGGGTTCTTCAATCATCTCAACGGACCTTTTGGCGATATTGGTCGCTAAATCCCCCATCCGTTCCAAAGTAGTGGTCACTTTCATGGCCGTTGAAATAAACCGTAAATCCCGGCCGGCCGGCTGGCGCAGGGCAATGACCCGCAGGCACATTTCTTCCGTGTCGACTTCCAGTTCGTTGATCTTTCGGTCGGACTCAATGATAGTCTGAGCCAATTCATGATCCCGGTTGATTACCGAACTTATGGCAGAGACAACATTATTTTCTACCAGCTCCCCCATACGCAGGATCCGTTGTTTCAGTAAACTTAACTCTTCATCATATTTTGTATTGATATGGGAGCGTTGCATAAATCACTGCCGGGGTCCTTTCTTTTAAAGCTTTCAGCAGTCAGCCATCAGCATCTAGCCAACCCGTTATAGGTAATGGGTTTTGCTGAAAGCTGAAGGCTGACCGCTTCATCCGCACTATTTAACC
This region includes:
- a CDS encoding TRAP transporter small permease, with the translated sequence MPVLQRLSSAINAVVEKVLFFIGAAICLILFAQVISRYAGASLGWSEEVSRYLLVAITFLGGSVAYKRTSFIGLKGFGHGLGPVIQRAIVVCLQSLTLACFFLIAWFGTAYTFKAWEQTWSSLPFLPMSLPYAVIPVGALIFIIHVLADIFKKPERKPS
- a CDS encoding DctP family TRAP transporter solute-binding subunit, whose product is MRSRMMAILLALSLVAFAGSAWAITQINIATVTNPDLVHTKAANWFKQSVEKALPGKVSVTVHHSAVLGSETQVLQQILLGTTQMAVCTTGPIEAFVPEIKALEMPFVFSSYEAADKVLDGPAGRELAKKFEKSGFVALAFLDNGFRNLTNSKRPVKTPEEAKGLKIRTMEAPTHLAIWRAIGANPTPMAWPIFTQLQQGVIDGQENPIAVIYAAKLVEAGQKYLTLTRHVYSALVFVANKAFIDGLSPQERKVITDNARAAALQGRQFIRGNEAKQLAELKAAGMQVEDKPDLTAFRKATAPVINSATGDTKKLLEQIEQTVK
- the phoU gene encoding phosphate signaling complex protein PhoU; its protein translation is MQRSHINTKYDEELSLLKQRILRMGELVENNVVSAISSVINRDHELAQTIIESDRKINELEVDTEEMCLRVIALRQPAGRDLRFISTAMKVTTTLERMGDLATNIAKRSVEMIEEPRIGACLHLPVMAEATEDLVRRSLEAFVNEDVEMALEVCRDDSYVNETYKRIIEELLKMMGEKSILIPRAMKIMFVAKYLERIADHAVHMSEMVVFMVVGKIIRHQEKTLDYLDEEFHKGLNANPSR